CTACGCGGGCGTGATGGTCAGGAGGTTCGTCGAAAGTAGAGGCTACGACTTCTGCCTTGAGGGCCGGGTTCTTTTCCACCAGCTTGCCCACGATTTCGCGCATTTCCGTCACTTCTTCAGGGCGTTCGTCAATGAGCAGCACCATGATGATCACTTCCGGGTGATTCACAGCGATGGCGCGAGTCATATTCTGCAGGAGGATGGTCTTACCGGTACGGGGAGGAGCGAGAATAATGGAACGCTGACCCTTACCGATGGGGCTGAACAAGTCCATGACGCGGGTGGTCAATTCTTCCTGATCGTGTTCCAGACGGATCTTTTCGTTAGGGTGGATCGGAGTCAGGTATTCGAAGGCCACACGGCGCTTGATCTTTTCGGGATCGTCAAAATTTACTTTGTCTACACGGCGCAAGGCGTAGAACTTGTCGCCATCGCGGGGCGGGCGTGCAAGACCTGCAACGGTGTCGCCAACCTTCAGGCCGAAACGGCGGATCAGGTTCTGGCTCACGTAAACGTCATCGGGGCCCTGCTGGTAGTTGAATTCCGTATTGCGGAGGAAGCCGTGACCCTGGGGGGTGACTTCCAGGAGGCCTTCGGCGTAGACGATGTTGTTTTCGTTTTCCAGACTCTGGAGCAAAAGACCCAGGGATTGTTTGCGGTAACGGCGGAAGTCCAGGTTTTCCTTCTGACTTGCCAGTTCCTGCAGGTCGCTCATGGTCATCTTGCGGTACTTGGCCCAGCAGTCGCGAGCCTTGCACCAGGCTTCGGAATCCGGTTCCGGCAGCGGAACGGCGTCTTCCTGCTCTTCCTGCTGCTGGCGGTTGTTATTGTTGTTGCGCTTGTCGAACTTGTTGAACTTATTGCGCTTGTCGAATTTGTTAAAGCGTTCGCGCTGCTGACCGTTGTTCTGCTGGTTGCTTTCGCCTTCGGCAGCCTGAGCATCTGCAGATTGATTTTCTACGGAGCCTTCAGAAGGCTGACCTTCGACGGATCCTTCGGCTGCGGTGGCTTCTGGCGTTGCTGTATAGGCAGTTGCAGTTTCGCTTGATGTTGCGTTAATGGGTGCGTCTACGGGTGTTTCGTTGCCAACTTCCGGAGCTGAGACTGCCTCGGTATTTGGTTCTGCATCAGGACGCTTATCAAACTTCTTCTTGAACTTCTTGTCGGGTTTGCCCTTATGTTCCACCTGGGCTGCGGA
This DNA window, taken from Fibrobacter sp., encodes the following:
- the rho gene encoding transcription termination factor Rho; protein product: MATTKKNSKNNSLAEQENLNVETPVEQTIAAEGESSPKQAKRPGRPKSPKAEAKTDVAEASSVEEVSAAQVEHKGKPDKKFKKKFDKRPDAEPNTEAVSAPEVGNETPVDAPINATSSETATAYTATPEATAAEGSVEGQPSEGSVENQSADAQAAEGESNQQNNGQQRERFNKFDKRNKFNKFDKRNNNNNRQQQEEQEDAVPLPEPDSEAWCKARDCWAKYRKMTMSDLQELASQKENLDFRRYRKQSLGLLLQSLENENNIVYAEGLLEVTPQGHGFLRNTEFNYQQGPDDVYVSQNLIRRFGLKVGDTVAGLARPPRDGDKFYALRRVDKVNFDDPEKIKRRVAFEYLTPIHPNEKIRLEHDQEELTTRVMDLFSPIGKGQRSIILAPPRTGKTILLQNMTRAIAVNHPEVIIMVLLIDERPEEVTEMREIVGKLVEKNPALKAEVVASTFDEPPDHHARVATMVLEKAKRLVEQQKDVVVLLDSITRFARANNVVIPHSGKILSGGVDAMAMQFPKKFFGAARKIADKLGDFQKDSNGQIVQTIFGEPVREIVQKNGSLTIIGTALIETGSRMDEVIFEEFKGTGNMELVLDRRLAEKRTWPAIDVFKSGTRKEDRLLSLREQDIIWSVRQGMQNDTENGIMDKLIKWMKQYKTNDELLSFLAKAKDSVR